The following coding sequences lie in one Spinacia oleracea cultivar Varoflay unplaced genomic scaffold, BTI_SOV_V1 SOVchr0_017, whole genome shotgun sequence genomic window:
- the LOC130464934 gene encoding uncharacterized protein → MATGEMTIAEMKAAYEKAQAELAQERASNETLQKELESVKSNKHQSRYKGGKPKKLTFEMPDDFEDVTDDEEETREEEDKEAPDPVTQRLNKMDARMTKHYSRLMKLMTRFPGAPTPVETEPTDGYAASPFCEAIARVTVPHTLRLPIWTTLYDGTSDPYRHVNFYKQRMWQIGIPHDLVEPVMCKSFGGTLDGAALEWLTNVPPRSISCLSDLINAFYQQFASSRQLEKQTSDLYRTAIEAFKRGLIPNSELYREITKYPCATFEEVRSRATAQMRIEDDEVIRTASQRSIGGSSDRRSYTPRNNNWRHQPYVRQNQVQNVNQYYDTNNVYRNERVEHPNISDYGFNVDIGGVVNALQNVGGTVRWPRKNDRPDSMKDMSKWCDFHRDNGHTTEECISLKKEVAYLLKRGHLKELLSDKGKETFSKEQTTLPGPTTSSERPDPPPFNKVVNVISGGSDICGLTSSAAKKINRGESETVEEGQTEDEVALHRSLTAMAITFDDSDSVDTQREHHDGLVISLPIGNALIKRILVDNGSSANVLFLEALQEMGLEEKNIVRRSTVLVGFSGEALRTVGEISLPTYAEGVNMMTKFNVVDCPSAYNVILGRPWIHKMKAVPSTYHQSIKFPTKWGVMEIKGQQRDAKKCYETALKPSKSPI, encoded by the exons ATGGCTACTGGAGAGATGACGATCGCAGAGATGAAAGCGGCTTACGAGAAAGCCCAAGCCGAGCTAGCCCAAGAGAGGGCATCCAATGAAACCCTCCAGAAAGAGCTCGAATCTGTGAAGAGCAACAAGCACCAGTCCCGCTACAAAGGTGGGAAGCCGAAAAAGCTAACGTTCGAGATGCCCGATGACTTTGAAGATGTGACCGACGATGAGGAGGAGACCCGTGAGGAAGAAGACAAAGAAGCTCCCGATCCGGTGACCCAACGCCTGAACAAGATGGATGCACGCATGACGAAACACTATTCCCGCCTGATGAAGTTAATGACCAGGTTCCCCGGGGCACCTACACCAGTGGAGACCGAGCCGACCGACGGGTATGCAGCGTCGCCGTTCTGCGAAGCGATCGCTAGAGTGACAGTTCCGCACACACTCCGGCTCCCAATCTGGACCACCCTGTACGACGGGACGTCCGACCCCTATAGGCACGTCAACTTCTACAAGCAGCGCATGTGGCAGATCGGGATTCCGCACGACCTAGTGGAACCTGTTATGTGCAAATCTTTCGGCGGCACCCTTGATGGAGCAGCTTTGGAATGGCTCACGAACGTCCCCCCCAGATCCATCTCCTGTTTGTCCGATCTCATCAACGCCTTCTACCAACAATTCGCCAGCAGTCGCCAGTTAGAAAAGCAAACCAGTGATCTCTATCG GACCGCTATTGAGGCATTCAAGAGAGGCCTCATCCCCAATTCGGAGCTATACCGGGAaataaccaaatacccctgtgCAACTTTCGAAGAGGTGCGATCAAGGGCCACCGCCCAGATGCGAATCGAAGACGACGAGGTTATCCGAACAGCATCTCAACGATCGATAGGAGGCAGCAGCGACAGAAGATCGTACACCCCGAGGAACAACAATTGGCGACACCAACCATATGTTCGGCAAAACCAGGTACAAAATGTCAATCAGTATTATGATACTAACAATGTTTACAGGAACGAGCGGGTCGAACACCCTAACATCTCCGACTACGGCTTCAACGTCGACATTGGAGGTGTGGTGAACGCCCTTCAAAATGTAGGTGGAACAGTTAGATGGCCCCGGAAGAACGACAGACCGGACTCCATGAAGGACATGAGCAAATGGTGCGACTTCCACCGCGACAACGGACACACAACCGAGGAATGCATATCCCTCAAAAAGGAAGTCGCATACCTCCTGAAACGGGGGCATCTAAAAGAACTGTTGAGCGACAAGGGAAAAGAAACATTTTCCAAAGAGCAAACCACCCTGCCCGGCCCAACGACAAGCAGCGAGCGACCAGACCCACCACCGTTCAATAAAGTGGTAAATGTTATTTCCGGTGGTTCAGATATTTGTGGACTAACCtcttctgcagctaaaaaaATTAACAGGGGAGAATCTGAGACCGTAGAAGAGGGACAAACCGAAGACGAGGTCGCACTACACAGGTCCCTAACCGCAATGGCTATCACTTTTGACGACTCAGATTCTGTAGATACACAGCGGGAGCACCACGACGGGTTGGTAATATCGCTCCCAATAGGGAATGCATTGATCAAAAGGATACTGGTCGACAACGGAAGCTCAGCCAACGTACTGTTCTTGGaagcactacaagaaatgggATTAGAAGAGAAAAACATTGTAAGGAGATCAACAGTTCTGGTAGGGTTCAGTGGAGAAGCACTACGGACAGTAGGAGAGATATCGCTGCCTACATACGCAGAAGGCGTCAACATGATGACCAAGTTCAACGTCGTCGATTGTCCATCAGCATACAACGTCATCCTAGGACgaccatggatccacaaaatgaagGCAGTGCCCTCAACATATCACCAATCAATCAAGTTTCCAACCAAGTGGGGggtcatggaaatcaaagggCAGCAAAGAGATGCGAAGAAATGTTATGAGACAGCACTGAAGCCATCCAAGTCACccatctag
- the LOC130464933 gene encoding uncharacterized protein, which produces MAKTRPTVVKDKEDVGVSRAKSLNPFYSTVEDPTAFITLAGLPPSAEVRIPGQEDEAKDCPEGYVVMYEYPFILGFLFPFTPLARSFVEVFNLSPGQLMPQIWRIFTVVHRVTSGWRTPFDLADLMHVYDLSLKECCRYTLVTKKKKKNLCVGLAVNDRGWQSRFVYVNKASLGEVGNFLVEGWTTEVVDTSLAGLNSDSHDKCLRFLGCSVVERSFSRDGGRLGSQEGSQVGDVDEEEAEDETICLVRRRRRLDLLEEVVGNSSSASEEEFEMANTSENTLSSKPVSRMSQSEMMERARKRLRSNSNAGGQGGQAMPLVPRYSKIGASPETPVVIGGEGFHPLSSSSPPRPFQVSSTAVAATRPPAASAKKRPADKV; this is translated from the exons ATGGCAAAAACTAGGCCGACCGTGGTTAAGGATAAGGAAGATGTTGGGGTTAGTCGGGCCAAGTCACTCAACCCGTTCTACTCTACTGTTGAGGATCCAACGGCTTTTATAACTCTCGCCGGTCTGCCGCCGTCGGCTGAAGTGAGGATTCCTGGTCAAGAGGATGAGGCCAAGGATTGCCCGGAGGGTTATGTGGTCATGTATGAGTACCCTTTTATTCTGGggtttttgtttccttttaCACCCTTGGCTAGATCTTTTGTTGAGGTGTTCAATTTAAGCCCTGGCCAATTGATGCCCCAGATCTGGCGTATTTTTACTGTAGTGCATAGGGTTACTTCGGGTTGGCGAACACCGTTTGACTTGGCTGATCTGATGCATGTTTATGATTTATCCTTGAAGGAGTGTTGTCGGTATACTTTGGTgacgaagaaaaagaagaagaatttGTGTGTCGGGTTAGCTGTAAATGATAGGGGTTGGCAAAGTCGTTTTGTTTATGTGAATAAGGCGTCTCTGGGAGAAGTAGGAAACTTCTTAGTGGAAGGGTGGACGACGGAAG TTGTTGATACGTCGTTAGCTGGTCTGAACTCTGACTCTCACGATAAGTGTTTGAGGTTTCTGGGTTGTTCTGTCGTGGAGAGATCGTTCAGCCGTGACGGAGGTCGTTTGGGAAGTCAAGAGGGGAGTCAAGTTGGTGACGTTGACGAGGAGGAGGCTGAAGACGAGACGATTTGCTTAGTTCGTCGTCGACGGAGGTTGGACTTACTCGAGGAAGTCGTTGGGAATTCGTCGTCTGCATCGGAGGAAGAGTTTGAGATGGCTAACACATCAG AGAATACGCTGTCGTCTAAGCCAGTGTCGAGGATGTCACAGAGCGAGATGATGGAACGAGCGAGGAAGCGGTTGAGGTCGAACAGTAATGCTGGTGGGCAGGGTGGTCAGGCGATGCCTCTCGTGCCTCGTTATTCTAAGATAGGTGCGTCGCCTGAGACGCCCGTTGTTATAGGGGGTGAAGGTTTTCATCCTCTATCGTCGTCGTCGCCGCCGAGGCCGTTTCAGGTGTCGTCGACTGCTGTTGCTGCGACTAGGCCCCCTGCTGCGTCGGCCAAGAAGCGTCCTGCTGACAAAGTTTAG